In a single window of the Balaenoptera acutorostrata chromosome 3, mBalAcu1.1, whole genome shotgun sequence genome:
- the LOC114236024 gene encoding cytochrome c-like has product MGDVEKGKKIFVQNCAQCHTVEKGGKHKTVLPKKYIPGTKMIFAGIKKKGERADLIAYL; this is encoded by the coding sequence atgggtgatGTTGAGAAGGGCAAGAAGATTTTTGTGCAGAACTGTGCCCAGTGCCATACTGTGGAAAAGGGAGGCAAGCACAAGACTGTACTTCCCAAGAAGTACATCCCTGGAACAAAAATGATCTTTGCTGGCAttaagaagaagggagaaagggcagaCTTGATAGCTTATCTCTAA